A window of the Myxocyprinus asiaticus isolate MX2 ecotype Aquarium Trade chromosome 11, UBuf_Myxa_2, whole genome shotgun sequence genome harbors these coding sequences:
- the LOC127448100 gene encoding twist-related protein 2-like: protein MEESSSSPVSPVDSLVTSEEELDRQHKRFGRKRRHSKKSSEDSSSSPSSVNKRSKKPSPSSTQSYEELQNQRVLANVRERQRTQSLNEAFASLRKIIPTLPSDKLSKIQTLKLASRYIDFLCQVLQSDEMDNKMSSCSYVAHERLSYAFSVWRMEGAWSMSASH from the coding sequence atggaagAGAGTTCAAGTTCTCCCGTCTCCCCAGTGGATAGCCTGGTGACCAGCGAGGAGGAGTTGGACAGACAACACAAAAGGTTCGGGAGGAAGAGGAGACACAGTAAAAAGTCGAGCGAGGATAGCAGCAGCAGCCCGAGTTCCGTGAATAAGCGGAGCAAAAAGCCGAGTCCGAGCAGCACGCAGTCGTACGAGGAGCTGCAGAACCAGAGGGTGCTGGCCAACGTCCGGGAGAGGCAACGGACTCAGTCTCTGAACGAAGCCTTCGCGTCTTTGCGCAAAATCATCCCCACGCTTCCCTCGGATAAGCTCAGCAAGATACAGACGCTCAAGCTCGCCTCCAGGTACATTGACTTCCTCTGTCAGGTGCTGCAGAGCGACGAGATGGACAACAAGATGTCGAGCTGCAGCTACGTCGCGCACGAAAGACTCAGTTACGCGTTTTCGGTGTGGAGGATGGAGGGCGCGTGGTCGATGTCTGCCTCCCACTAG